The stretch of DNA AAACTTCTAAAGTCGCTCCACGCGCTCCCCCTCGCTTGCATTTTCCCCGCTCTCTCCCTCCAGTCCGCCCGTTTCTCccctcaattaaaaaaaaagcaatttggaGGCTTCAAAACATCTCCCAGCCTATACGCTCTACAGACAAAGAATTGTCCGCGGAcacgaaaacaaaaaacagcgaCCCGACTCACACGGCGCCGCACCGGCGTTTGACCTGCTTATTTATGCGCCTGTGTTGGCGTTCTATTTGCCACGAGGGGGATGATTGTTATATCCCCCGCGGAGCTGGTTTTAGTGCGGGTGttaagtgtgtgtgagtgagaacCCCCTCGTGGCATCACCCCCTCCCACTAGACACCTGCCTGACTGGTTACAATGTAACAATAATATGAAAATAACCTTCCCGTGTCACCTCAAAAGCACCTTGTTAGGCCCGCCACCTGAACTCACACCTCGGTTTATATTAACAAACAATATGCATCAACTGATCAACACCCCAATACACACGCGTTTGTGTGAATGCACATAGAAACAAGATAAAAGGTTGAAATAAAAACTCAGAATTTTGAGCCTAAAGAGGGAGTTTATCACTATCAGTTGatttggctgccactgatggaGTGATTCATGAAGCAGAGTTGCTTTAAAAGTGATTTAACTTATAAGGTGACATTGACGGGATAGACGACCAatgcattttgaatgggagtgactcccagttaaaatggttaGGACATATATTACCGTCATTGACCCTGAATCATGATCATCCTGTTTAAATCGATTGGTTGCCTGTCATTGTCAGTGGCAGGGAATTACTTAATTACAGTGAAATGAAGGACTTCTGCAATTAATTAATATTTAGTAATAATACttaaatggttgtttttaagcCGTCAAAGGCAATGAGCTTATATGTATTTTATAGGGGAGCTAGTGAAAAGGTCAACAAGCAACAGCTCATTTGTGCCAAGGTACTGCTGGAGTGTAAATACATACCTCAGAAGTACTACAAATTTTCCATATGCCAGTCTTTATCAAACTactaaatgtgcatttttattcataaattcAGAACCCGcaccccacaaaaaaataagcattgtgttttttgtacatttttttttagcaatttaaCAAATATCTTATAATTCTCTTTAACCTGTACGAAATATGAATTTTACGAACCTCCCAATCATTTCAACCCCGACACgcggtgacatttttttccccacctgcATTTACAGACGCCGTATCACGTGAACTTGCTGCTAGCGGGCTACGACGACGCCGACGGGCCCGGCCTCTACTACATGGACTACCTGTCGTCGTTGGCCAAAGCCCCCTTCGCCGCCCACGGCTACGGCGCCTTCCTCACGCTCTCCATTCTCGACCGCTACTATAGACCGGGTACGTTtgtactttttcttttcctctttttttttttgactcatCTTTTCTTCTAGATTTAACCCGTGAAGAAGCAGTAGATATCTTGAAGAAATGCATCGAAgaagtcagttttttttccttccaattcCTCGTTAACTTTCCCCTCATTTGGCACTCATGTGactttgtcttttttctccTCAGCTTAACAAGCGCTTCATCCTCAACCTCCCTTCCTTCACCGTCCGCCTGATTGACAAAGAGGGCATCCATGACCTGGAGAAGATCTCTCCCACCAAGTGACCGTTccctttttccttttcttttttttttctaccgcTGACCTCCTTGTTCTATCCAATAAAAAGTGACGCGTAGTTGAGAGATTGACGCTCCGTCCCTCTGGTGCTTTTCCGTAGGTTTTCTAGTTTACTCATGTGCAACGCTGCCGGCTGTGTACTTTTGCACTTGAATTCAGACAGTGGACTCGAGCTCATGCTTGTTCACGTGCTAAACAACAAATAGAATGAAGGACGGAGTGACAAATAAGCAAGATAAACTTTCTAAATAgcgctgtttttgtttttgtttttttataaa from Stigmatopora argus isolate UIUO_Sarg chromosome 21, RoL_Sarg_1.0, whole genome shotgun sequence encodes:
- the psmb2 gene encoding proteasome subunit beta type-2, yielding MEYLIGMQGPDFVLVAADNVSVNSIIKMKHDDDKMFKLSEKILLLCVGEAGDTVQFAEYIQKNVQLYKMRNGYELSPAAAANFTRKNLADYLRSRTPYHVNLLLAGYDDADGPGLYYMDYLSSLAKAPFAAHGYGAFLTLSILDRYYRPDLTREEAVDILKKCIEELNKRFILNLPSFTVRLIDKEGIHDLEKISPTK